In a genomic window of Monomorium pharaonis isolate MP-MQ-018 unplaced genomic scaffold, ASM1337386v2 scaffold_373, whole genome shotgun sequence:
- the LOC105839756 gene encoding 14-3-3 protein epsilon: MSEREDNVYKAKLAEQAERYDEMVEAMKKVASLDVELTVEERNLLSVAYKNVIGARRASWRIISSIEQKEENKGAEGKLEMIRQYRSQVEKELRDICADILGVLDKHLIPCASTGESKVFYYKMKGDYHRYLAEFAIGNDRKEAAENSLVAYKAASDIAMTELPPTHPIRLGLALNFSVFYYEILNSPDRACRLAKAAFDDAIAELDTLSEESYKDSTLIMQLLRDNLTLWTSDMQGDGEAEQKEQLQDVEDQDVS, translated from the exons ATGTCGGAACGGGAGGACAACGTTTACAAGGCGAAACTCGCCGAGCAAGCGGAACGCTACGACG AGATGGTTGAGGCTATGAAGAAGGTGGCCTCGTTGGACGTAGAGCTCACTGTTGAAGAAAGGAACCTCCTCTCGGTAgcgtataaaaatgtaatcgGGGCGAGGAGAGCCTCCTGGAGAATAATTTCGAGCATCGAGCAGAAGGAGGAGAACAAGGGTGCCGAGGGAAAACTAGAGATGATCCGCCAGTACCGATCTCAAGTGGAAAAGGAGCTCAGGGATATTTGCGCTGATATCCTCGGCGTTTTGGATAAGCATCTGATACCGTGCGCCTCCACGGGAGAATCCAAAGTcttctattataaaat GAAAGGTGATTACCATCGTTACTTGGCAGAATTTGCTATTGGTAACGACAGAAAGGAAGCAGCGGAGAATTCCCTGGTGGCGTACAAAGCAGCGAGTGATATCGCCATGACGGAGCTACCGCCAACCCATCCCATTCGCCTGGGATTAGCGCTCAACTTCTCCGTGTTCTATTACGAGATCCTCAACAGCCCTGACAGAGCGTGTCGCTTGGCGAAGGCAGCCTTCGACGATGCGATCGCCGAACTGGACACGTTGTCTGAAGAGAGCTACAAAGATTCCACTCTCATAATGCAGCTCCTCAGGGACAACCTTACCCTATGGACGTCGGATATGCAGGGAGATG GTGAAGCTGAACAAAAGGAGCAGCTGCAGGATGTGGAAGACCAGGACGTATCGTAA